In Sporosarcina psychrophila, a genomic segment contains:
- a CDS encoding dihydropteridine reductase: MQIYWTKINKIIEETPEVKTYLLDRPKDFSWEEGSHTHFALKGFNAGDKPNRSLIRHMSISTLPHENSIGITTRIREHCSEFKATLRNLEVGNEVAIFKTHSNIPLKRENKNVYLLSSGVGLATFRPLVLDYFERAENVNQVHSLNIDSSKDFLFSTIFESAPDKKFISRFVDNRKDYYEEVKNLTADKDGQFYIVGSDEFLMQNIELLREQGIKPEQIMLDKRQQQLSEFL, encoded by the coding sequence ATGCAAATATACTGGACTAAAATAAATAAAATTATTGAAGAAACTCCTGAAGTGAAAACATACTTGCTCGATCGTCCGAAGGACTTTTCATGGGAGGAAGGTTCCCACACTCATTTCGCACTTAAAGGTTTTAACGCTGGAGATAAGCCGAACCGTAGCTTAATTCGCCACATGTCAATATCCACTTTACCTCATGAAAATTCAATTGGCATTACAACACGTATCAGAGAACATTGCTCCGAGTTTAAAGCGACCTTAAGAAATCTTGAAGTTGGCAATGAAGTTGCAATATTTAAAACTCATTCGAATATACCACTTAAAAGAGAAAACAAAAATGTTTATCTATTGTCATCAGGCGTTGGCCTGGCAACTTTCAGACCACTTGTACTTGATTACTTTGAACGTGCGGAAAACGTCAATCAAGTTCATTCCTTAAACATCGATTCGTCAAAGGATTTCCTATTCTCTACTATTTTTGAATCTGCACCTGATAAGAAATTCATATCACGGTTCGTCGATAATCGGAAAGACTACTATGAAGAAGTGAAAAATCTAACTGCCGATAAAGACGGACAGTTCTATATAGTTGGCAGTGACGAATTCCTCATGCAGAATATTGAATTGCTGCGTGAACAAGGGATCAAACCCGAACAAATTATGCTCGATAAACGTCAACAGCAACTGTCTGAGTTTTTATGA
- a CDS encoding phosphate ABC transporter substrate-binding protein, whose amino-acid sequence MTRLKRVKMGLLTLSLITILSACTSNDEPNGQASKGSNATVSISGSTSVGPLAEKLAHKYSEQDKTNIEINQIGSSAGITNAISGVSEIGMSSRDLKDEEIASGLNEVVIAYDGIVVVTHPTNKIKDLTMEQVKKIFTGVVTNWKELGGDDMEIVVVSREDGSGSRDAFQEIVDYSSGELIRNAIIASGNGNIKTTVGNNKHAVGFISFEYIDDSISTIDINGVAANAENVLKEQYSLSRPFLFLYKEGQLTEDGQRFIDFILSEDGQLIAAEAGAIPIK is encoded by the coding sequence ATGACTAGGTTGAAAAGAGTGAAAATGGGATTATTAACGCTGTCTCTAATTACTATACTATCCGCATGTACAAGCAATGATGAACCTAACGGACAAGCGTCAAAAGGTAGTAACGCAACAGTGTCTATTTCAGGATCAACATCTGTAGGGCCGCTTGCTGAAAAACTAGCCCACAAATATTCAGAGCAAGACAAAACGAATATTGAAATAAACCAAATTGGTTCATCTGCGGGTATTACCAACGCAATCAGTGGCGTGTCTGAAATCGGTATGTCTTCACGAGATTTAAAGGATGAAGAAATAGCGAGTGGATTGAATGAGGTCGTTATTGCTTATGATGGAATTGTAGTAGTGACTCATCCAACTAACAAAATAAAAGATCTTACGATGGAGCAAGTAAAGAAGATTTTTACTGGAGTTGTGACGAACTGGAAAGAACTTGGTGGAGATGATATGGAAATCGTTGTTGTCTCTCGCGAGGATGGTTCAGGTTCACGTGATGCTTTCCAAGAAATTGTCGATTACAGCTCTGGCGAATTAATAAGAAATGCAATTATTGCAAGTGGTAACGGTAATATTAAAACAACAGTAGGGAACAATAAACATGCAGTGGGCTTTATTTCATTTGAATATATAGATGACTCCATTTCGACAATCGACATTAATGGCGTAGCAGCAAATGCAGAAAATGTTCTAAAAGAACAATACAGTTTGTCTAGACCATTCTTATTTCTATATAAAGAAGGTCAATTAACAGAGGATGGCCAACGATTTATAGATTTCATCTTAAGTGAAGATGGACAACTCATTGCAGCTGAAGCAGGAGCTATTCCTATAAAATAA
- the pstC gene encoding phosphate ABC transporter permease subunit PstC, with the protein MSIPTTNEQAVAIGKANKRKYLLEKVSSRIFLICALLSVITLLLIIGFVFYKGAHPFVAGGYSFIDFIFGTDWVPSEDKFGIFPMIVASIYATIGALIIGVPIGLFTAIFLAEIASKRVAKIISPAIQLLAGIPSVLYGVFGLAIIVPFLQDTFGLVKGQSLLAVILVLAIMMLPTIVTVAETAIRAVPHTYREGSLALGVSHIGTIFKVIVPAAKSGIMTAIVLGLGRAIGETMAVILVAGNSLIVPTSLTDSVRPLTTNVALEMGYAFGTHQEMLFATGIVLFSFILILNFVLARISAKGGN; encoded by the coding sequence GTGTCTATCCCAACAACTAACGAGCAGGCCGTAGCAATCGGTAAAGCAAATAAAAGGAAGTATTTGTTAGAGAAGGTGTCTTCAAGAATTTTCTTGATTTGCGCACTTCTTTCAGTTATCACTTTATTGTTAATCATTGGATTTGTATTTTATAAAGGAGCTCATCCCTTTGTAGCAGGTGGTTATAGCTTTATAGATTTTATTTTTGGCACTGATTGGGTACCGAGTGAAGATAAATTCGGTATCTTCCCAATGATTGTTGCATCAATTTATGCAACAATTGGAGCATTAATTATTGGGGTTCCTATTGGCTTATTTACAGCGATTTTCTTGGCGGAAATTGCCTCTAAAAGAGTAGCTAAAATTATTTCACCAGCCATTCAGTTGCTAGCTGGTATCCCATCTGTATTATACGGTGTATTTGGACTTGCAATCATTGTTCCATTTTTACAAGATACGTTCGGTTTAGTGAAAGGACAAAGTTTACTAGCTGTTATTCTTGTGCTAGCAATCATGATGTTACCCACAATTGTGACTGTAGCAGAGACGGCGATTCGTGCGGTCCCTCATACATATCGTGAAGGATCATTAGCACTTGGCGTATCTCATATTGGGACAATTTTTAAAGTCATTGTACCAGCAGCTAAGTCAGGAATTATGACGGCAATCGTATTAGGTTTAGGTAGAGCAATCGGAGAAACGATGGCAGTTATCTTAGTAGCTGGTAATAGTTTAATCGTCCCTACGAGCCTTACAGATAGTGTTCGTCCACTGACGACAAATGTTGCTTTAGAAATGGGTTATGCATTCGGTACACATCAAGAAATGTTGTTTGCAACGGGAATTGTTTTATTCTCATTTATATTAATTTTGAATTTTGTATTAGCCAGAATCAGTGCGAAGGGTGGCAACTAA
- the pstA gene encoding phosphate ABC transporter permease PstA codes for MRQFKDNLLRGLLWFSAFLSVAVLVMIVGFIFYKGFRLISFDFIFGDYSPTGGGGIWPMIVTTVYTIVISLIIATPIGILAAVYLQEYAKQGRLVRIIRFATESLTGIPSIIYGLFGAVFFVTTLKLGMSIIAASLTLTIIVLPVIIRTTEEALKTVPASYREGSLALGTTKLQTLYKVILPNAMPGILSGIILSVGRIVGESAAIFLTAGTVAAMPNGIFSSARTLTVHSYLVTQESGDIELAAAVGIVLIVLILIINLSATYISKKLNKGTNK; via the coding sequence ATGAGGCAATTTAAAGATAACTTGTTACGTGGACTTTTATGGTTCTCGGCTTTCTTATCGGTTGCTGTCCTCGTTATGATTGTGGGGTTCATCTTTTATAAAGGATTTCGTTTAATCAGCTTCGATTTCATCTTTGGCGATTATTCACCAACTGGAGGCGGCGGTATTTGGCCAATGATTGTAACAACGGTCTACACAATTGTTATTTCATTGATCATCGCAACACCCATTGGGATATTAGCGGCCGTTTACTTGCAAGAATACGCGAAACAAGGGCGTTTGGTAAGAATCATACGTTTTGCAACAGAAAGTTTGACAGGAATCCCCTCGATTATTTACGGTTTGTTTGGGGCAGTATTCTTTGTAACAACCTTAAAGTTAGGTATGTCCATTATTGCTGCTTCATTAACATTAACGATTATTGTTTTGCCTGTCATCATCCGAACAACAGAAGAAGCATTGAAAACAGTACCGGCTTCCTATCGTGAAGGTTCGTTAGCACTTGGGACAACGAAGCTACAAACCTTATATAAGGTGATTTTACCTAATGCCATGCCGGGGATTTTATCGGGTATCATCCTCTCTGTTGGACGAATTGTTGGCGAGTCAGCTGCTATTTTCTTAACAGCCGGAACTGTTGCTGCCATGCCAAATGGAATCTTTTCATCGGCTCGAACGTTAACGGTTCATTCCTATTTAGTCACACAAGAATCGGGAGACATTGAACTTGCTGCAGCAGTGGGGATCGTCTTAATCGTTCTCATTTTGATCATCAACCTTTCAGCAACCTACATATCAAAAAAGTTAAACAAAGGAACCAACAAATAA